One stretch of Rhizoctonia solani chromosome 8, complete sequence DNA includes these proteins:
- a CDS encoding ricin-type beta-trefoil lectin domain protein — protein sequence MSAQEYSLPSGVYTLENVSTGSVLDSYWGKPDEGNPVNGYQPHGGPNQQWKLEWTGSGSKFTLRNVKTNNYLSYGRAQNSDRIVTSKSPKHWFIMVADKGYAVAAAENPLYVLDLTESNPANETPCILYNNNATDNQKWRFHKV from the exons ATGTCTGCTCAAGAATACAGCCTGCCTTCTGGAGTGTACACCCTCGAAAACGTCTCCACAGGCTCAGTTCTCGACTCTTACTGGGGTAAGCCCGACGAAGGCAACCCTGTTAACGGATACCAGCCGCACGGCGGGCCTAATCAACAG TGGAAACTTGAGTGGACCGGGTCCGGCTCAAAGTTCACTCTGCGCAACGTTAAAACCAACAATTATCTGTCGTACGGTCGCGCCCAGAACTCGGACAGGATCGTCACTTCCAAGTCACCCAAGCATTGGTTTATAATGGTCGCAGACAAGGGTTATGC GGTGGCCGCTGCCGAGAATCCGCTTTACGTTCTTGACCTGACGGAAAGCAACCCTGCCAATGAAACGCCT TGTATTCTCTACAACAACAATGCCACCGACAACCAGAAGTGGCGCTTCCACAAGGTTTAG
- a CDS encoding eukaryotic translation initiation factor 2 eIF2-gamma-II: MSEIYEVDVSKLTPDSPEVIKNQATINLGTIGHVAHGKSTVVKAISGVMTVRFKNELERNITIKLGYANAKIYKCENEKCPRPGCYKSYRSDMEERPPCERPGCGSRMKLVRHVSFVDCPGHDILMATMLNGAAVMDAALLLIAGNETCPQPQTSEHLAAVEIMKLKHIIILQNKVDLIREQAAVEHHKSIMAFVKGTIAESSPIIPISAQLKYNIDAVNEYILRTIPTPVRDFTSSPKLIVIRSFDVNKPGAEIADLRGGVAGGSILQGVLRLNQEVEIRPGIITKDNEGKVRCRPIFSKIVSLLAEKNELKFAVPGGLIGVGTRIDPTLCRADRLVGQVLGAVGDLPAVYTELEISFFLLRRLLGVQKLAKNEVLMVNIGSTSTGGRVMSTKGDLVKILLTSPACTEVGEKVALSRRIDKVCLAITTIQVQ, translated from the exons ATGTCGGAAATATACGAGGTCGACGTTTCGAAGCTTACTCCCGACTCGCCAGAGGTTATCAAGAACCAG GCGACGATCAATCTCGGTACTATTGGCCATGTCGCTCACGGCAAATCCACTGTAGTAAAAGCCATTTCAGGCGTCATGACTGTCAGGTTCAAGAACGAGTTGGAACGGAACATCACAATCAAACTTG GATACGCGAATGCCAAG ATCTACAAATGCGAAAACGAGAAATGCCCAAGACCAGGTTGCTACAAGTCGTATCGCTCGGATATGGAAGAACGTCCTCCTTGTGAGCGTCCCGGCTGCGGGTCCCGCATGAAACTTGTTCG ACATGTCTCGTTTGTTGAT TGCCCTGGACACGATATTCTCATGGCTACTATGCTTAACGGTGCGGCAGTCATGGACGCCGCTTTACTTCTCATCGCAGGAAACGAAACTTGCCCACAGCCACAAACATCCGAGCACTTGGCGGCCGTGGAGATTATGAAACTCAAACATATCATTATTCTCCAAAATAAAGTAGACTTGATTCGTGAACAAGCAGCCGTAGAACACCACAAGAGTATCATGGCCTTCGTCAAAG GAACGATTGCGGAAAGCTCTCCTATCATCCCTATCTCCGCTCAGTTAAAATATAACATCGATGCCGTCAACGAGTACATCCTACGTACTATCCCAACTCCTGTCCGCGACTTCACTTCTTCCCCAAAACTCATtgtcatccgctcctttgacgTGAACAAGCCTGGTGCCGAAATTGCCGATCTCCGAGGCGGAGTAGCCGGTGGATCGATTTTGCAGGGAGTGCTCAGGCTGAACCAAGAAGTTGAAATTCGACCTGGAATTATCACCAAAGATAACGAAGGAAAGGTTAGGTGTCGGCCAATCTTTAGCAAAATCGTCAGTCTGTTAGCAGAGAAAAACGAATTGAAGTTTGCCGTTCCTGGAGGTTTGATTGGTGTGGGGACGAGAATCGATCCAACCTTGTGCAGAGCGGATCGCTTGGTTGGACAAGTTCTGGGAGCTGTCGGGGATCTTCCAGCCGTATACACTG AATTGgagatcagcttcttcttgcTTCGACGACTGCTCGGG GTCCAAAAATTAGCGAAAAATGAAGTCTTAATGGTGAATATAGGCTCAACTTCGACCGGAGGCCGGGTGATGAGTACTAAG GGCGACTTAGTCAAGATTTTGTTGACTTCTCCAGCGTGCACAGAAGTCGGTGAAAAGGTCGCACTGAGCCGAAGAATTGACAAGGTCTGTTTGGCTATCACCACTATCCAAGTTCAGTGA